Proteins found in one Maridesulfovibrio sp. genomic segment:
- a CDS encoding helix-turn-helix transcriptional regulator, translated as MNNYAEIIGQNIRELRKSLNLSQQQMAEKAEISYKYLGEIERGVVNLSVEILMKISDALQITPDKLLQPKKKLNSTALEAQALLGELSPKQLVIALDMIKVLIKHSNTDN; from the coding sequence GTGAACAATTACGCTGAAATTATTGGACAAAACATACGAGAGTTACGAAAAAGCTTAAATCTAAGCCAGCAGCAAATGGCTGAGAAGGCAGAGATAAGCTATAAATATCTTGGGGAAATTGAGCGCGGCGTGGTCAATCTGTCAGTTGAAATTCTTATGAAGATTTCCGATGCGCTACAGATCACACCTGACAAACTACTCCAGCCCAAAAAGAAGCTGAACAGTACAGCCCTTGAAGCACAGGCCCTTCTAGGTGAATTATCTCCCAAACAGCTTGTAATCGCTTTAGATATGATTAAAGTACTCATAAAGCACTCCAATACCGACAATTAA
- a CDS encoding ERF family protein, protein MNGTNLCSPEITDLAGAMLRVQQALKPAAKDGQNNFTNSRYASLQSVMETCREALLANGIWLTQLPVQVDNGSLGLVSKIVHAESGQWQSSLLVMPLPKGDPQGYGSAMTYARRYGLAALIGIVTEHDDDGEGSCRPQNQNSGYNPGRHLGTQSSSTPQKKSQPSEPVNPNLPRLEGVQYRKENARDGKPCILATGNTLQQKDSLRKAGFRWDGNRKLWWKYEQAA, encoded by the coding sequence ATGAATGGAACCAACCTTTGTTCACCGGAAATCACAGATCTGGCCGGGGCGATGCTCAGGGTGCAGCAGGCTTTAAAGCCTGCCGCGAAGGATGGACAAAACAATTTTACAAACAGCAGATACGCTAGCCTGCAATCTGTTATGGAAACATGTCGTGAAGCTTTGCTGGCAAACGGGATCTGGCTGACTCAGTTGCCGGTACAGGTAGACAATGGGAGTCTTGGACTGGTCAGCAAAATCGTCCATGCGGAATCAGGGCAGTGGCAGTCCTCATTACTGGTCATGCCGTTACCCAAAGGTGACCCACAGGGCTATGGATCAGCCATGACTTATGCTCGCAGGTATGGTCTTGCAGCCTTGATTGGAATCGTTACCGAGCATGATGACGATGGAGAGGGATCGTGCCGCCCGCAAAACCAAAATAGCGGATACAATCCGGGTAGACATCTGGGAACACAGTCCTCGTCTACCCCGCAAAAGAAATCTCAGCCCTCTGAACCGGTCAACCCGAACCTGCCGCGTCTTGAGGGAGTGCAGTACCGTAAGGAGAATGCACGGGATGGCAAACCTTGTATTCTGGCAACCGGTAACACTCTTCAGCAGAAAGATTCACTACGTAAGGCCGGGTTTCGCTGGGATGGTAACCGCAAATTGTGGTGGAAATACGAACAGGCCGCATAG